Proteins encoded together in one Halomarina salina window:
- a CDS encoding Lrp/AsnC family transcriptional regulator → MDERDVRLLRAITDLGTGSPEALHEETDIPVSTIHYRLNNLRDEGVITNDLYDIDLDAVGLDVTVVVEILADLDDRPAVEDEILAIEGVTHLFSTMGETDFIAIARLPDADQVGRLIDDFEHVDEVERTNSTFVIDSIREDSRALGSYEVETLLDALVDE, encoded by the coding sequence ATGGACGAGCGCGACGTGCGCCTGTTGCGGGCAATCACGGACCTCGGTACGGGCAGTCCCGAGGCGCTCCACGAGGAGACGGACATCCCGGTGTCGACCATCCACTACCGGCTGAACAACCTCCGCGACGAGGGCGTCATCACGAACGACCTGTACGACATCGACCTCGACGCGGTCGGACTGGATGTCACCGTCGTCGTCGAGATCCTCGCGGACCTCGACGACCGCCCCGCGGTCGAAGACGAGATACTCGCCATCGAGGGTGTCACCCACCTGTTCTCGACGATGGGTGAGACCGACTTCATCGCCATCGCGCGCCTGCCGGACGCCGACCAGGTCGGCCGCCTCATCGACGACTTCGAACACGTCGACGAGGTCGAACGGACGAACTCGACGTTCGTCATCGACTCGATTCGAGAGGATTCGCGAGCGCTGGGGTCCTACGAGGTGGAGACGCTGCTCGATGCGCTCGTGGACGAGTAG
- a CDS encoding DMT family transporter, which yields MFALLATFWGTSFVAIEVGLHHVPPMLFAALRYDVAGLVVLGYAAVTTDRWRPRGRDEWLVTLVAGAFIIAGYHGLLYMGEQYVSGAIAAVIVSLSPVMTVAFAALVLREGRIEGLGVLGLAFGFVGVVLVANPDPGALGADAVGIALVFFSGASFALGGVLTRPFDTDLPVATMEGWAMLLGSAMLHGASVARGERLVDVSLTVPAVASFVYLTVISGVVAFLLYFELLDRVGPTELNLVGYLEPVVAALMSWLVLGEFVDVATATGFAVIFLGFALLKRESLAALGERIVGRGSPSYS from the coding sequence ATGTTCGCACTGCTCGCAACGTTCTGGGGCACCTCCTTCGTCGCCATCGAGGTCGGCCTCCACCACGTCCCGCCGATGCTGTTCGCGGCGCTCCGCTACGACGTGGCGGGGCTGGTCGTCCTCGGCTACGCGGCGGTCACGACCGACCGCTGGCGACCGCGCGGACGCGACGAGTGGCTCGTCACGCTCGTCGCTGGCGCGTTCATCATCGCCGGCTACCACGGCCTGCTCTACATGGGCGAACAGTACGTCTCGGGCGCTATCGCGGCCGTAATCGTCTCGCTGTCGCCCGTGATGACCGTCGCGTTCGCGGCGCTCGTCCTCCGCGAGGGTCGCATCGAGGGCCTCGGCGTGCTGGGACTGGCGTTCGGCTTCGTCGGCGTCGTCCTCGTCGCGAACCCGGACCCGGGTGCGCTCGGCGCGGACGCGGTGGGCATCGCGCTGGTCTTCTTCAGCGGCGCGAGCTTCGCGCTCGGCGGCGTCCTCACGCGCCCGTTCGACACCGACCTCCCCGTCGCGACGATGGAGGGCTGGGCGATGCTCCTCGGGTCGGCGATGCTCCACGGCGCGAGCGTCGCGCGCGGCGAACGACTCGTCGACGTCAGCCTGACCGTACCCGCCGTCGCGTCGTTCGTCTACCTGACGGTGATCTCGGGCGTCGTGGCGTTCCTGCTGTACTTCGAACTGCTCGACCGCGTCGGCCCGACGGAACTGAACCTCGTCGGCTACCTCGAACCGGTCGTCGCGGCGCTGATGAGCTGGCTCGTCCTCGGCGAGTTCGTCGACGTGGCGACGGCGACGGGGTTCGCCGTCATCTTCCTCGGGTTCGCGCTCCTGAAGCGGGAGTCGCTCGCGGCGCTCGGGGAACGCATCGTCGGTCGGGGCTCGCCCTCCTACTCGTAA
- a CDS encoding GNAT family N-acetyltransferase, which yields MYVRDAKNREEVWLLDHIEAMGLDEQSFRSRDYVVAVDEESNVKAGFGRVRIHTVDPEETADDGGSAEVCELTSIGVLDGWRGQGVAAHVVERLVKTAIDDGFEDVYALTDEPNYLSQFGFRAVDTENLPATLRERLERKREDIAPDAIGMHLDVRRFRMPERLRERFKTAAEAHEPEPDPDAEEFGIDPDQATYKYDTGR from the coding sequence ATGTACGTGAGGGACGCGAAAAACCGAGAAGAGGTGTGGCTGCTCGACCACATCGAGGCGATGGGCCTCGACGAGCAGTCGTTTCGGTCCCGTGACTACGTCGTCGCCGTCGACGAGGAGTCGAACGTCAAGGCCGGGTTCGGCCGCGTTCGCATCCACACCGTCGACCCCGAGGAGACGGCCGACGACGGGGGGTCCGCGGAGGTCTGTGAACTGACGAGCATCGGCGTCCTCGACGGCTGGCGGGGCCAGGGCGTCGCTGCGCACGTCGTCGAGCGACTCGTCAAGACCGCCATCGACGACGGGTTCGAGGACGTCTACGCGCTGACCGACGAGCCGAACTACCTCTCGCAGTTCGGGTTCCGAGCGGTCGACACGGAGAACCTGCCCGCGACGCTGCGCGAACGACTGGAGCGGAAACGGGAGGACATCGCGCCCGACGCCATCGGGATGCACCTCGACGTGCGCCGGTTCCGGATGCCCGAGCGACTGCGCGAGCGGTTCAAGACGGCCGCCGAGGCCCACGAACCGGAACCCGACCCGGACGCCGAGGAGTTCGGTATCGACCCGGACCAGGCGACCTACAAGTACGACACGGGGCGCTGA
- a CDS encoding AMP-binding protein, whose amino-acid sequence MSSLPDLDEVVYEPDRETVEATNVHAFMEEFDVDGYDELVERSQDVDWFWDLLPEYLGIEFYEEYDQVRDTSDGPQFTDWYVGGKLNVAHNTVDRHAARDSETRNKVATIWEGEDGEVREVTYHELRRQTDEVANYLESVGIGTGDTVGLYMPMVPEVVSILYGCFKVGAIAVPIFSGFGVDATATRIADAECSVLFTGDGFLRRGSHVTLKDAADEAIEEAGHVEHTVVFDRLGASDEDTDLTVPFDDSRDAWWADAVETQDDHYETKSLPSGQESMLLYSSGTTGKPKGIVHTHAGVGVQCPKEIYFSFDHRPEDRFFWVSDIGWMMGPWTLIGNHTLGGTVFMYEGAPDHPEPDRFWEMIDRHDLSVFGISPTAIRALRKRGDEWLEGHDLSSLRLLGSTGEPWDPESWMWFYEHVGNGEIPIINISGGTEICGCFLMPLPGMPLKPCTLGKPGLGMSVDIVDSQGESVADDHERGFLVARDSCPSMTKSLWEGDERYLDTYWSSFEDPPLWDHGDWAQQDEDGFWFLHGRADDALNVAGRKVGPAEVEGALIDHPAVNQAAAVGAPDDTTGTAVVAYVILDAGYEESDDLRGELREQVGEELGKPFRPREVLFVDEFPKTQSGKIIRRAIQAAYTGEDLGDMSSIENPDALDEVEDAR is encoded by the coding sequence ATGAGCAGCCTGCCGGACCTCGACGAAGTGGTGTACGAGCCCGACCGGGAGACGGTCGAGGCGACCAACGTCCACGCGTTCATGGAGGAGTTCGACGTCGACGGCTACGACGAACTCGTCGAGCGCTCGCAGGACGTCGACTGGTTCTGGGACCTCCTCCCGGAGTACCTGGGCATCGAGTTCTACGAGGAGTACGACCAGGTCCGAGACACGAGCGATGGACCCCAGTTCACCGACTGGTACGTCGGCGGCAAACTCAACGTCGCGCACAACACCGTCGACCGGCACGCGGCCCGCGACAGCGAGACGCGCAACAAGGTCGCCACCATCTGGGAGGGTGAGGACGGCGAGGTGCGCGAGGTCACCTACCACGAACTCCGACGACAGACCGACGAGGTGGCGAACTACCTCGAATCGGTCGGCATCGGGACGGGCGACACGGTCGGCCTCTACATGCCGATGGTGCCGGAGGTCGTCTCCATCCTCTACGGCTGTTTCAAGGTCGGCGCCATCGCCGTCCCCATCTTCTCCGGGTTCGGCGTCGACGCCACCGCCACCCGCATCGCCGACGCCGAGTGTTCGGTCCTGTTCACCGGCGACGGCTTCCTCCGGCGCGGGTCGCACGTCACCCTGAAGGACGCCGCCGACGAGGCAATCGAGGAGGCGGGCCACGTCGAGCACACCGTGGTGTTCGACCGGCTCGGGGCGAGTGACGAGGACACCGACCTCACCGTCCCGTTCGACGACTCGCGGGACGCGTGGTGGGCCGACGCAGTCGAGACACAGGACGACCACTACGAGACGAAGTCCCTGCCGTCGGGCCAGGAGTCGATGCTGCTCTACTCCTCGGGGACCACGGGAAAGCCGAAGGGCATCGTCCACACCCACGCGGGCGTCGGGGTGCAGTGTCCCAAGGAGATCTACTTCAGCTTCGACCACCGCCCCGAGGACCGGTTCTTCTGGGTGAGCGACATCGGCTGGATGATGGGGCCGTGGACGCTCATCGGCAATCACACGCTCGGCGGGACGGTGTTCATGTACGAGGGTGCGCCGGACCACCCCGAACCGGACCGCTTCTGGGAGATGATCGACCGCCACGACCTGTCGGTGTTCGGCATCTCGCCGACGGCAATCCGGGCGCTCCGGAAACGAGGCGACGAGTGGCTGGAGGGTCACGACCTCTCCTCGCTCCGCCTGCTGGGGTCGACGGGCGAACCGTGGGACCCCGAGTCCTGGATGTGGTTCTACGAGCACGTCGGGAACGGCGAGATACCCATCATCAACATCTCCGGCGGGACCGAGATATGCGGCTGTTTCCTCATGCCGCTCCCGGGGATGCCCCTGAAACCGTGTACCCTCGGCAAGCCCGGGCTCGGGATGAGCGTCGACATCGTCGACTCGCAGGGCGAGAGCGTCGCCGACGACCACGAACGCGGGTTCCTCGTCGCCCGCGACTCCTGTCCGTCGATGACGAAGTCGCTCTGGGAGGGCGACGAGCGCTACCTCGACACCTACTGGAGTTCCTTCGAGGACCCGCCGCTGTGGGACCACGGCGACTGGGCACAGCAGGACGAGGACGGCTTCTGGTTCCTCCACGGCCGCGCGGACGACGCGCTCAACGTGGCCGGGCGGAAGGTCGGTCCCGCCGAGGTGGAGGGCGCGCTCATCGACCACCCGGCGGTGAACCAGGCCGCCGCCGTCGGCGCGCCCGACGACACGACGGGCACCGCCGTCGTCGCCTACGTCATCCTCGACGCGGGCTACGAGGAGTCGGACGACCTGCGCGGGGAACTACGCGAGCAGGTCGGTGAGGAACTCGGCAAGCCGTTCCGCCCGCGCGAGGTGCTGTTCGTCGACGAGTTCCCGAAGACGCAGTCGGGGAAGATAATTCGCCGCGCCATCCAGGCCGCCTACACGGGCGAGGACCTCGGCGACATGAGCAGCATCGAGAACCCGGACGCGCTGGACGAGGTCGAAGACGCCCGCTAG
- a CDS encoding MFS transporter, translating into MRSRLASSVYYGWVVAACCSVAAAVMFGMTYSFSVFFDPLLSTFAVSPARVSLVFGVQTFAIYVGAALLGGTLDRFGPRPTLLAGTSLLGGGLYATSLSHSFVALVVTYGLVTGVGMGCLYLIAYAVVPHWFYRRRGAATGLASAGLGVGMLVIAPTSAELVARYGWRATFQVLAVGLTAVLLVAAWFLVDSPRSVGADRSSEFPGGSGTAGGERDAATQSDGGDDVHDSDRRGVGETVFSLPFALVVVGWTLIYAPLYVLVNHVVPFAADTGSEWAGVLALSVLGVTTSLARLGIGVGSDRIGRVRVFVCSSSLMGLSVLALSFAEGPFVLLGLTACFGVGYGGNGALLSPLVAELFGAENLGTLYGIVSVAFAFAGLFASPLASAGHEAFGTYVPVFLAAGAVGLVGAACVEGAGRLRGVL; encoded by the coding sequence GTGCGTTCCCGTCTCGCGAGCTCCGTCTACTACGGGTGGGTCGTCGCCGCCTGCTGTTCGGTCGCCGCGGCCGTCATGTTCGGGATGACGTACTCGTTCAGCGTGTTCTTCGACCCGCTGCTGTCGACGTTCGCCGTCTCGCCGGCGCGCGTCTCGCTGGTGTTCGGCGTCCAGACGTTCGCCATCTACGTCGGGGCAGCACTCCTCGGCGGTACGCTCGACCGGTTCGGTCCCAGACCGACGCTCCTGGCCGGTACGTCGTTACTGGGTGGCGGCCTCTACGCCACCTCCCTGAGCCACTCCTTCGTCGCTCTCGTGGTCACCTACGGCCTCGTCACCGGCGTCGGGATGGGGTGTCTCTACCTGATCGCATACGCCGTCGTGCCACACTGGTTCTACCGCCGTCGTGGGGCGGCCACCGGCCTCGCCAGCGCGGGCCTCGGCGTCGGGATGCTCGTCATCGCGCCGACGTCCGCCGAACTCGTCGCCCGCTACGGGTGGCGCGCGACGTTCCAGGTACTCGCGGTGGGCCTCACCGCCGTCCTGCTGGTCGCGGCGTGGTTCCTCGTCGACTCCCCACGGTCGGTCGGTGCCGACCGCTCCTCGGAGTTCCCCGGAGGAAGCGGCACCGCTGGCGGGGAACGCGACGCCGCCACCCAGTCGGACGGCGGGGACGACGTCCACGACTCGGACCGACGCGGCGTCGGTGAGACGGTGTTCTCGCTCCCGTTCGCCCTCGTCGTCGTCGGCTGGACCCTCATCTACGCGCCGCTGTACGTCCTCGTCAACCACGTCGTCCCGTTCGCCGCCGACACCGGGTCGGAGTGGGCGGGCGTCCTCGCGCTCAGCGTCCTCGGCGTCACGACCAGCCTCGCGCGGCTCGGCATCGGCGTCGGCTCCGACCGCATCGGCCGCGTCCGGGTGTTCGTGTGCTCCTCGTCGCTGATGGGGCTCTCGGTGTTGGCGCTCTCGTTCGCCGAAGGGCCGTTCGTCCTGCTCGGTCTCACCGCCTGCTTCGGCGTCGGCTACGGTGGAAACGGTGCGTTGCTCTCGCCACTCGTCGCCGAACTGTTCGGGGCCGAGAACCTGGGGACGCTGTACGGCATCGTCTCGGTCGCATTCGCGTTCGCGGGTCTGTTCGCGTCGCCACTGGCGAGCGCCGGGCACGAAGCGTTCGGAACGTACGTTCCGGTGTTCCTCGCCGCCGGTGCGGTCGGCCTCGTCGGCGCGGCCTGCGTCGAAGGGGCGGGCCGACTCAGGGGCGTCCTCTGA
- a CDS encoding TIGR00366 family protein, with amino-acid sequence MSLTTPIRRLGEKFADWAMRYMPDPYVFVIVLTVLASLAAFPLELQETGGLVPAVSGIFDAWYGGVWTFLTFMAQFAVILMTGDAIAKSPAVTRLLERIAKLPKSQASAVAFTSFVAMVAALISWGLGLIVGAVMARQVTYQAQKKGLNLHYPLVAAAGYTALMIWHSGLTSSSGLFMASLTEDQTEFLEYAPNGIPVTETIGSLANLSTVVLLLLVIPLVMASLHPRDEDDIRGLPDSVMDEMTPDDPTPDGGETASADPVEPTATERLTPADRLNTSVVLTLLIAVFPAYYFVNSWFFSGDGLAGLSLNSINAFFLFSAILLWKTPEGIVEQMEDSVKNVSGIIFQFPFYAGISGIVTGTALGLAVADFFASVSTPLTWPVLGLMSTGLVNFFVPSGGGQWAAQGPILLETTQQLGMPVSTAVILEMMGDQLTNMIQPFWALPLLALADLRARDIIGYSTVAMLVGFVIMATTLTVFLGLPHA; translated from the coding sequence ATGTCACTCACGACACCGATACGACGGCTCGGAGAGAAGTTCGCGGACTGGGCGATGCGGTACATGCCGGACCCGTACGTGTTCGTCATCGTCCTGACCGTCCTCGCGTCCCTCGCTGCGTTCCCCCTGGAACTCCAGGAGACCGGGGGGTTGGTTCCCGCGGTGAGCGGCATCTTCGACGCGTGGTACGGGGGCGTCTGGACGTTCCTGACGTTCATGGCCCAGTTCGCCGTCATCCTGATGACCGGTGACGCCATCGCGAAGTCGCCGGCGGTGACGCGACTGCTCGAACGGATCGCGAAGCTACCGAAGTCGCAGGCGTCGGCCGTCGCGTTCACGTCGTTCGTGGCGATGGTCGCCGCGCTCATCTCCTGGGGACTGGGGCTCATCGTCGGCGCGGTGATGGCGCGACAGGTGACCTACCAGGCCCAGAAGAAGGGGCTGAACCTGCACTACCCGCTCGTGGCCGCGGCGGGGTACACGGCGCTGATGATCTGGCACTCGGGGTTGACGAGTTCCTCGGGGCTGTTCATGGCCTCGCTGACCGAGGACCAGACGGAGTTCCTCGAGTACGCGCCGAACGGCATCCCGGTCACCGAGACCATCGGTAGTCTGGCGAACCTCTCGACGGTTGTCCTGTTGCTCCTCGTGATACCCCTCGTGATGGCCTCGCTGCACCCGCGCGACGAGGACGACATCCGGGGACTACCGGACTCGGTGATGGACGAGATGACGCCGGACGACCCCACGCCCGACGGGGGAGAGACCGCGTCCGCCGACCCCGTCGAACCGACGGCCACCGAACGGCTCACTCCCGCCGACCGACTGAACACCTCGGTGGTACTCACCCTCCTCATCGCCGTCTTCCCGGCGTACTACTTCGTCAACTCCTGGTTCTTCAGCGGCGATGGACTGGCGGGCCTCTCGCTCAACAGCATCAACGCCTTCTTCCTGTTCTCAGCCATCCTCCTCTGGAAGACCCCCGAGGGCATCGTCGAGCAGATGGAGGACTCCGTGAAGAACGTCTCCGGCATCATCTTCCAGTTCCCGTTCTACGCCGGAATCTCCGGCATCGTCACCGGGACGGCGCTCGGACTCGCAGTCGCCGACTTCTTCGCGAGCGTGTCGACGCCGCTGACGTGGCCGGTCCTCGGGCTGATGAGCACCGGTCTCGTCAACTTCTTCGTCCCCTCGGGCGGTGGCCAGTGGGCCGCACAGGGGCCCATCCTCCTCGAAACGACCCAACAGCTCGGGATGCCGGTCTCGACGGCGGTCATCCTCGAGATGATGGGCGACCAGCTCACGAACATGATCCAGCCGTTCTGGGCGCTGCCGCTGCTTGCGCTCGCTGATCTCCGGGCACGCGACATCATCGGCTACTCGACCGTGGCGATGCTCGTCGGCTTCGTCATCATGGCGACGACGCTGACCGTCTTCCTCGGACTCCCCCACGCCTGA
- a CDS encoding AMP-binding protein produces the protein MTRTGSMDVLGDLVARSRRSDDPALLAPAVGRTYDYRRFCTTAWKVGHFLRHLGVRTGRSVALVGDDRPEVVLSLYGAALLGATVSFDPPTEEVVDSRVLLAPSDRVDAFDVEPGTQRVAYGDAPSDPGVAYFERDVWSENPTEPPDRVSPDDVLLHDLDGESYTHAAVLDAARRVVEEWGLEPGDRVAVRAPLARPGAVVAGLVAPVLAGGAILLPDGDAVGDLAVGGGEAPESGVLDPATVLE, from the coding sequence GTGACGCGAACCGGTTCCATGGACGTGCTCGGCGACCTGGTCGCGCGGTCCCGTCGGAGCGACGACCCGGCCCTCCTCGCACCGGCGGTCGGCCGGACCTACGACTACCGACGGTTCTGCACAACCGCGTGGAAGGTCGGCCACTTCCTGCGCCACCTCGGCGTGCGCACCGGCCGCAGTGTCGCACTCGTCGGCGACGACCGTCCCGAGGTGGTGCTCTCGCTCTACGGCGCGGCACTGCTCGGCGCGACCGTCTCGTTCGACCCGCCGACCGAAGAAGTGGTCGATAGCCGGGTGCTGCTGGCCCCGAGCGACCGAGTCGACGCCTTCGACGTCGAACCGGGGACCCAGCGCGTGGCGTACGGCGACGCCCCGAGCGACCCCGGAGTCGCGTACTTCGAGCGCGACGTGTGGAGCGAGAACCCGACCGAACCGCCGGACCGCGTCTCGCCGGACGACGTTCTCCTACATGACCTCGATGGGGAGTCGTACACGCACGCTGCGGTCCTCGACGCGGCCCGGCGAGTCGTCGAGGAGTGGGGCCTCGAACCGGGCGACCGCGTCGCGGTTCGCGCACCGCTCGCGCGTCCGGGTGCCGTCGTCGCGGGGCTCGTGGCTCCGGTTCTCGCCGGTGGCGCGATACTCCTCCCGGACGGGGACGCGGTCGGAGACCTCGCGGTCGGCGGCGGTGAGGCTCCGGAATCGGGTGTCCTCGACCCGGCGACGGTGCTGGAGTGA
- a CDS encoding MazG-like family protein produces MDTQRRVAEFLDDNDLHAPPAYRVLDLASEVGELAKEVNTATDYGDSPDSVAVAADELGDALFCLLALCDETDTDAERALETALAKYESRLDDTGDAGSGE; encoded by the coding sequence GTGGACACCCAGCGACGCGTCGCCGAGTTCCTCGACGACAACGACCTGCACGCCCCGCCAGCTTACCGCGTCCTCGACCTCGCCTCGGAGGTCGGCGAACTCGCCAAGGAGGTGAACACCGCGACCGACTACGGCGACTCGCCCGACTCGGTCGCCGTCGCGGCGGACGAACTCGGCGACGCGCTGTTCTGCCTGCTCGCGCTCTGTGACGAGACGGACACGGACGCCGAGCGCGCGCTGGAAACGGCGCTGGCGAAGTACGAGTCGCGACTGGACGACACTGGCGACGCCGGGAGCGGGGAGTAG
- the dnaJ gene encoding molecular chaperone DnaJ: MSRDFYEVLGVSRDADEDAIKQAYRKKAAEYHPDVSDDPDAEEKFKQVKKAKEVLTDEDARSAYDRMGHEQYEQAEKRGYDASQGGQDPFGGMGGMGGGGQGSPFDDIFEQFFGGGGGGGRGRGGPRPGRDLRTGLTVDLEDAYFGTAKEMTVTRPEHCPDCDGHGHPEDAEAQTCPACEGRGQQVRVQQTPLGRVQQTTTCPQCEGEGTIYSETCDTCDGEGLVMEESTLTVDVPEGIRDGQTLRMEAEGAPGEPGARDGDLLVEISVESDERFERDGDDLYVTHPVSFPQAVFGDELEVETLDGTVSMDLPRGTQSGETFRLRNKGMPRLQRRGQGDLFVRVQVVTPEQMNDEQRDALEAFAEAGGEDIDVKEGFFEKIKNSL, from the coding sequence ATGAGCAGGGACTTCTACGAGGTGCTCGGCGTCTCTCGCGACGCGGACGAGGACGCTATCAAGCAGGCCTACCGGAAGAAGGCCGCCGAGTACCACCCGGACGTGAGCGACGACCCCGACGCCGAGGAGAAGTTCAAACAGGTCAAGAAGGCGAAGGAGGTCCTCACCGACGAGGACGCCCGCTCGGCGTACGACCGGATGGGGCACGAGCAGTACGAACAGGCCGAGAAACGCGGCTACGACGCCAGCCAGGGCGGCCAGGACCCGTTCGGCGGGATGGGCGGCATGGGTGGCGGCGGACAGGGGAGCCCGTTCGACGACATCTTCGAGCAGTTCTTCGGCGGCGGTGGCGGCGGTGGCCGCGGCAGGGGCGGCCCGCGCCCGGGCCGTGACCTCCGAACCGGGCTGACCGTCGACCTGGAGGACGCCTACTTCGGTACGGCGAAGGAGATGACGGTCACCCGCCCCGAGCACTGTCCGGACTGCGACGGTCACGGCCACCCCGAGGACGCCGAGGCCCAGACGTGTCCGGCGTGTGAGGGTCGCGGCCAGCAGGTCCGCGTCCAGCAGACGCCGCTCGGCCGGGTCCAGCAGACGACGACCTGCCCGCAGTGCGAGGGCGAGGGGACCATCTACAGCGAGACCTGCGACACCTGCGACGGCGAGGGGCTGGTGATGGAGGAGTCGACGCTCACCGTCGACGTCCCCGAGGGCATCCGCGACGGCCAGACGCTCCGGATGGAGGCCGAGGGCGCGCCGGGCGAACCGGGCGCTCGCGACGGCGACCTGCTCGTCGAGATATCCGTCGAGTCCGACGAGCGCTTCGAACGCGACGGCGACGACCTCTACGTCACCCACCCCGTCTCGTTCCCGCAGGCCGTCTTCGGCGACGAGCTGGAGGTCGAGACGCTCGACGGCACCGTCTCGATGGACCTCCCCAGAGGTACGCAGAGCGGCGAGACGTTCCGCCTGCGCAACAAGGGGATGCCACGCCTCCAGCGTCGTGGACAGGGCGACCTGTTCGTCCGCGTCCAGGTCGTCACGCCCGAGCAGATGAACGACGAGCAACGCGACGCGCTCGAAGCGTTCGCCGAGGCTGGCGGCGAGGACATCGACGTGAAGGAAGGGTTCTTCGAGAAGATCAAGAACTCGCTGTAG
- a CDS encoding S8 family peptidase gives MDEHSRRRFLRLVGAAGAGVALGTVPVAAAGERERFLIDLQEVDRSAVPGDVDIVHDLSAIDVLVAAGDPESVGGAAATAPDVALNRHDDRWEGDWDGDDDDHGHGGPAREHHDDDDDEEEEPKLPDYRSLQWDKHSQELEEEVHEETRGRGSRLAVIDSGVADHPDLRRPLNERLSKNFTDDGENFRPNGAGDHGTHVAGIVAGTDDYRGPRGGILGTAPKTDLLALRVFSSEGGAATGDVMAALMYAADKRCDAANVSLGFPLPFVYPDEYPELLTIKTLYERAVSYANERGTVVVNSAGNDALDMDPESVLSLPTEAEGVFAVSATGPIGYLWDDEEEGDGEWDHDEDDHWDRDDDDHWDDDGVDVEEALEHLRQPTTQPAIYTNYGGDVLDVSAEGGNYDPEAYAEANDGDDDNPKWYYDLVVSTVTPNDDGTPGYGWKAGTSMAAPQVTGAVGLVRSLAPRMGVREVEELVRSTASDLGDPDYHGDGHLDLTALVDAAEDRDWHDDGWDDDDDDHDGDRGDDWDDDWDDDDRDDDHW, from the coding sequence ATGGATGAACACAGCCGTCGGAGGTTCCTTCGACTCGTCGGCGCCGCCGGGGCAGGCGTCGCACTCGGTACCGTTCCAGTGGCCGCGGCGGGCGAGAGAGAGCGCTTCCTCATCGACCTGCAGGAGGTCGACCGGTCGGCGGTGCCCGGAGACGTCGACATCGTCCACGACCTGTCCGCCATCGACGTGCTGGTCGCCGCCGGTGACCCGGAGAGCGTCGGAGGGGCGGCCGCGACGGCACCGGACGTGGCGCTGAACCGCCACGACGACCGCTGGGAGGGCGACTGGGACGGCGACGACGACGACCACGGGCACGGCGGACCGGCCAGAGAGCATCACGACGACGATGACGACGAGGAAGAAGAGCCGAAACTGCCCGACTACCGGTCGCTCCAGTGGGACAAGCACTCGCAGGAACTCGAAGAGGAGGTCCACGAGGAGACCCGCGGTCGTGGCAGTCGACTCGCGGTCATCGACTCCGGCGTCGCGGACCACCCGGACCTGAGACGCCCGTTGAACGAACGGCTCTCGAAGAACTTCACCGACGACGGCGAGAACTTCCGACCGAACGGGGCGGGCGACCACGGCACCCACGTCGCCGGTATCGTCGCCGGGACGGACGACTACCGCGGTCCCCGCGGCGGTATCCTCGGCACCGCGCCGAAGACGGACCTGCTCGCCCTCCGCGTGTTCTCGTCGGAGGGCGGCGCGGCGACGGGCGACGTCATGGCGGCGCTGATGTACGCGGCCGACAAGCGGTGTGACGCCGCGAACGTCAGCCTCGGGTTCCCGCTCCCGTTCGTCTACCCCGACGAGTACCCCGAACTGCTCACCATCAAGACGCTGTACGAACGCGCCGTCTCGTACGCGAACGAACGCGGGACGGTCGTCGTCAACTCCGCCGGTAACGACGCCCTCGACATGGACCCCGAGAGCGTGCTCAGCCTCCCGACGGAGGCCGAAGGCGTGTTCGCCGTCTCGGCGACCGGCCCCATCGGCTACCTCTGGGACGACGAGGAGGAGGGAGACGGCGAGTGGGACCACGACGAGGACGACCACTGGGACCGCGACGACGACGATCACTGGGACGACGACGGTGTCGACGTGGAGGAGGCGCTCGAACACCTCCGTCAGCCGACCACCCAGCCCGCCATCTACACCAACTACGGCGGCGACGTCCTCGACGTGAGCGCCGAGGGCGGGAACTACGACCCCGAGGCGTACGCCGAGGCCAACGACGGCGATGACGACAATCCGAAGTGGTACTACGACCTCGTCGTCTCGACGGTCACGCCGAACGACGACGGCACGCCCGGCTACGGCTGGAAGGCGGGGACGTCGATGGCGGCCCCACAGGTCACCGGCGCGGTGGGGCTGGTCCGCTCGCTCGCCCCCCGGATGGGCGTCCGCGAGGTCGAGGAACTCGTCCGCTCGACGGCGAGCGACCTCGGCGACCCCGACTACCACGGCGACGGCCACCTCGACCTGACCGCTCTGGTCGACGCAGCGGAG